Within Spinacia oleracea cultivar Varoflay chromosome 4, BTI_SOV_V1, whole genome shotgun sequence, the genomic segment atgccagagacatgacccctgagagattttacgcctgggatgcggatctcaaaaaggttatgagtctcatgctgaacaatatccctgatgattgggctagaaggtttgtagcctatgaaccttttacgctcatcaagaatctgagggatatctgtcgtggaagtacggaggacagggacctgaacgtccatgagttgattgaatcaatgtctgggctaaaggttagttctcccaacaggtgttataggatggaggtccaagaaacacatgttcagctccttcgcactaaacagagggtaggcgtcccactgaggttccatgtggatcttatgtgttcatattttgatcgcctaagtctactaggaacaccaataagcgaaaggatggcagtctctgtcttgctcaattcactacacagtgggtttggtcgcttcaagcaacaatacctaagtgaaccaagagaagaaacagttgcagaatttattcaccttgtcagaaaggctgaaatagtactggactgtgaagccaaagatttactcaaggctagaaagagaccattcaagaaaggtggaaagtccaagggcaatgctaaatcaaagcaggacaagtccacatcaagctgtctttattgtgatggaataggccattacaaaagagaatgtccaaagctaaaggaagatcagaagaacggaacagtcgttccatcttcaggtattttcgttatagactgtatacttgctaattcaacttcttgggtattagatacaggttgtggctcacacttatgttccaatccacagggactaagaagaagtagaaagttaagcaagggtgaagtcgacctacgagtgggaaatggagcacggattgctgcattagccgtaggaacttactatttgtcgttgccctccgggctagttttggaactggaagaatgtttccatgttccaagtcttactaaaaacatcatttcagtttcttgcttagatgctaagggattttcctttataataaaagacaatagttgttcgttttattttaaagagatgttttatggatctgctagattagtcaatggactttatttattagatcacgacaaacaagtatataacataaataccaaaaaggccaaaaaggatgattcagatctcacctatctgtggcattgtcgattaggccatataaacttgaaacgcttagaaagacttcaaagggaaggaattcttgaaccatttgacttagaggattatggtaaatgcgaatcatgtttacttggcaaaatgacaaagcaacctttctctaaagttggagaaagagcaaatgaactattgggtttaatccatacagatgtatgtggaccaatgagtacaaatgctagaggtggtttcagctactttatcactttcactgatgacttcagtaggtatggttatgtctacctaatgaagcataagtctgaatcctttgacaaattcaaggaatttcagagtgaagtagagaatcaattaggcaagaagatcaaggcactgcggtctgatagaggcggtgaatatctgagctatgaatttgatgaccatctgaaagaatgtggaattctatcagaattgactcctcctggaacaccacaatggaacggtgtgtcagaacggaggaacagaaccttgctagacatggtcaggtcaatgatgggtcaggccgaacttccattagaattttggggacatgcactaaatacagctgcactcactataaatagagctccgtctaaagctgtcgaaaagactccatacgaattatggtttggaaagcctccaaatgtgtcttttcttaagatttggggatgtgaagtatacgtcaaacgattaatttcagacaaacttcatccaaaatctgacaaatgta encodes:
- the LOC130460136 gene encoding uncharacterized protein; translation: MCSYFDRLSLLGTPISERMAVSVLLNSLHSGFGRFKQQYLSEPREETVAEFIHLVRKAEIVLDCEAKDLLKARKRPFKKGGKSKGNAKSKQDKSTSSCLYCDGIGHYKRECPKLKEDQKNGTVVPSSGTKKK